The Thermocrinis ruber genome has a window encoding:
- the selA gene encoding L-seryl-tRNA(Sec) selenium transferase gives MRELLRKIPQVSKLIEEYGKVHGDSPLLRMAIKNAVDKVRREILEGKRSHLEDLGLVIEEELKRLKRTNLRRVINATGVVINTNLGRSVLSEETANFIKEIATHYSNLEFDLEEGKRGSRVRLVEELLVDLVGCESAHVVNNNAGAVFLVLNTHAKDREVIVSRGELVEIGGSFRIPDIMRASGAILVEVGTTNKTRLQDYKNAISPNTALIMKVHKSNFYMEGFIEEVKAEELLSLGLPVYYDAGSGLLMDLRKLGINYEEPSFEELIKKGLHLVSGSGDKLLGGPQAGLILGKREFVEPLKKNPLSRVLRVDKLTLSALEHTLRLYREERYEEIPTLRMLSTAEEELKKKAKKVAKHLKNVKWLSVSIVRELSVCGGGSLPELKLPTYCVAIKHQRISPQELYKWLLKQEPPVVGRLRDDLLLLDMRTVLEEDIKPLISVLKGLEF, from the coding sequence GTGAGAGAGCTTTTGAGAAAGATCCCACAGGTGTCCAAGCTCATAGAAGAGTATGGAAAGGTTCATGGAGATAGCCCACTGCTTAGGATGGCAATAAAAAATGCGGTGGATAAGGTAAGAAGGGAAATTTTGGAGGGCAAAAGAAGCCATCTGGAGGACCTTGGGTTGGTTATAGAGGAGGAGCTAAAAAGGCTAAAAAGAACAAACCTGAGGAGGGTAATAAACGCCACTGGAGTGGTCATAAACACAAACTTAGGAAGGTCTGTCCTTTCGGAGGAGACCGCTAACTTTATAAAAGAAATCGCCACCCATTACAGCAATTTGGAGTTTGACTTGGAGGAGGGGAAAAGGGGTTCAAGGGTGCGTTTGGTGGAGGAGCTATTGGTAGATTTGGTTGGCTGTGAGTCCGCCCATGTGGTAAATAACAACGCTGGAGCGGTCTTTTTAGTATTGAACACCCATGCAAAGGACAGGGAGGTTATAGTCTCCCGGGGCGAGCTTGTAGAAATTGGGGGAAGCTTTCGTATCCCGGACATTATGAGGGCTTCTGGGGCAATCTTGGTGGAAGTGGGCACCACCAACAAAACAAGGCTACAGGATTACAAAAACGCCATCAGCCCAAACACTGCCCTGATAATGAAGGTGCATAAGAGCAACTTTTACATGGAGGGTTTTATAGAAGAAGTGAAGGCGGAAGAGCTTTTGAGTTTGGGTCTGCCTGTCTACTATGATGCGGGTAGTGGTCTTCTTATGGACCTAAGAAAGCTCGGTATAAATTACGAAGAGCCCTCCTTTGAGGAGCTTATAAAGAAAGGTCTGCATTTGGTCTCCGGTAGCGGAGATAAGCTCTTGGGCGGTCCCCAAGCGGGGCTGATCTTAGGAAAGAGAGAGTTTGTGGAACCCTTGAAGAAAAATCCGCTTAGCAGGGTTCTCAGGGTTGACAAGCTTACCCTCTCAGCCCTTGAGCATACCCTAAGACTTTACAGGGAAGAGAGGTATGAGGAGATACCTACCCTGCGTATGCTTTCCACAGCGGAGGAGGAGCTAAAGAAAAAAGCAAAAAAGGTGGCAAAACACTTAAAAAATGTAAAGTGGTTAAGTGTATCTATTGTTAGAGAACTCTCAGTGTGCGGAGGGGGAAGCCTACCGGAGCTAAAGCTACCTACCTATTGCGTGGCAATAAAGCATCAAAGGATTAGCCCTCAAGAGTTATACAAGTGGCTGTTAAAACAGGAGCCTCCAGTGGTTGGCAGGTTGAGGGATGACTTGCTACTGCTTGACATGAGAACGGTCCTTGAGGAGGATATAAAGCCTCTGATTTCGGTGCTTAAGGGTTTAGAGTTCTAA
- a CDS encoding transglutaminase-like domain-containing protein yields MDRRNFIKLSVSSLALSVLNFPQLSFSSTKKERAKLIYSAKLPYEGKVRLWLPVPMNTDYQRLLSLEIKGTHSLSRLTKDAVYSAPILYLEFPDKNEKQVEVIFDVEFWSRNVDLKKLPKNNTHIPSEVALYLKPTKHIPTDGIVKEYANKITKGLSTDYSKVRAIYDWVVDNTFRDPKVLGCGTGDVKAMLESGYFGGKCTDINSLFVALCRASGIPAREIFGIRVKASSLSKGISDVAGDATKAQHCRAEFWLGQWVPADPADVRKFILEEKIDSIKDERVKFIREFMFGGWDLHWVAFNYARDFEPEPPLSSRETINELMYPIAEVSGKLVDKYKLTFEQSKYRVEVV; encoded by the coding sequence ATGGACAGGAGGAATTTTATTAAGCTTTCTGTAAGCAGTCTTGCCCTTTCAGTTCTTAACTTTCCTCAGCTTTCCTTTTCTTCAACCAAAAAAGAAAGGGCGAAGCTGATATATTCTGCCAAGCTTCCCTACGAGGGTAAAGTTAGGCTTTGGCTACCAGTACCTATGAATACAGATTATCAAAGGTTGTTAAGCTTGGAAATAAAAGGCACTCACTCGTTGAGTAGGCTTACTAAAGATGCGGTATATTCGGCACCCATACTATACTTGGAGTTTCCCGATAAGAATGAAAAGCAGGTGGAAGTTATATTTGATGTGGAATTTTGGTCAAGGAATGTAGATCTGAAGAAATTACCAAAGAACAATACCCACATACCTTCTGAGGTTGCCCTTTATCTCAAACCTACCAAACATATACCCACCGATGGAATAGTTAAAGAGTATGCGAATAAAATCACCAAGGGTCTTAGCACAGATTACAGCAAAGTTAGGGCTATATACGATTGGGTAGTGGATAATACTTTTAGGGACCCCAAAGTTTTGGGGTGTGGCACTGGGGATGTAAAGGCTATGCTGGAAAGTGGATACTTTGGTGGAAAATGCACGGATATAAATTCCCTATTTGTAGCCCTTTGCCGAGCGTCCGGAATTCCCGCAAGGGAAATCTTTGGCATTAGGGTTAAAGCATCATCCCTATCCAAGGGCATATCTGATGTAGCGGGAGATGCAACAAAAGCACAACACTGTAGAGCTGAGTTCTGGTTAGGACAGTGGGTACCTGCAGACCCGGCAGATGTAAGGAAGTTTATACTTGAGGAAAAGATAGATAGTATAAAAGATGAGAGGGTAAAGTTCATTAGGGAATTTATGTTCGGTGGATGGGATTTACATTGGGTTGCCTTTAACTACGCAAGGGATTTTGAACCCGAGCCTCCTTTGAGCAGTAGGGAGACTATAAACGAGTTAATGTATCCCATAGCGGAGGTTTCTGGGAAATTGGTAGATAAATATAAGCTGACCTTTGAACAATCCAAGTATAGAGTAGAGGTTGTATAA